The Desulfovibrio psychrotolerans nucleotide sequence GGAAGAAGTGCGCAAATCGGCGGACGGACGCGCCCTGACAGGCAGACAAGCCATGCAGCTCGGGCTTGTGGACTCTCTGGGCGATTTGGAAACCGCCTTTGAACGACTGGCCGAACTGTGCAACGCAACGCAGTCAGCCCCCCTGCCGTATGTGGAAGGCCCGCCCAAGGAGAAAAGCTTTCTGCGTGACCTGCTCAGCTCCTATCTGGGCATAGAACTGGACTCCTCCCTGCGACGACGATCGGAAATACGGTTCCTCTACCTGTAGCCTTCCGTCTGTCCGCAGTCCCGCCCGCGATTCCAGTCACACCGGAATATGCGGCCATACAGCAACTCTCCCGCCTTTGCCGCCCCTGCTGTCGCCGTTTGCCATACAACGCAGCAACGGGCACAGCCTGCGGGCGCAGCAACGGGTAGCCCGCCGTGCCATACCGCACGCCGGCTGTACAGGAGCTTCAGCATGTCCCTTCCGCTCCCCGCCCCTTCCGCAAGCACAGAAGAAATCCTCGCCCTAGAACACGCCTCCCTGTGCGCATGGCCCGCGCTTGCAACCGCCGCGGCAGGCCCCTTTCTCCTGCGGCATGCCAACGGATTCACCAGACGCGCCAACAGTGCTGTGCTCGCCTTCCCGCTTCCCTCCCTGTCCGTTGTCTCCGGGGCTGATTGCAATGCTGCACCCGGTCTTGGATCTGACATTACGCCCGGCACTCCTCCAGGCACAGCCAAGACAGAACCACCGCAGAACGGCTTGCAGGCACGTGTGCAGCAAAAAGGGCCACACGAAGATGCAGCCACCCCCATCCTGCCCGATGCACTGTTCCGCGACATATGCGCGTGGTATGCCGCGCGCAACCTCCCTCCTCTCTTCCGCATACCGCAGGCGGCCGACCGGGGACTGGATGCCGCCCTTGCCGCGCGCGGCTGTCCCGTTCAGGAAGTCTCGCTGGTCATGAGCCGCCCTCTCCATGCCTTTGCGCATCCCCAGCCCTGCCCTCCCGGCACCGCCTTCGGCGAAATGCCTCAACGCCAGACCGCTCCCGACTGGCAGGTTGCCTCCCTTTCCCGCGAGGAATGGCTCAACGCCGCCCGGCACCTGCTCACGGAAACACCTCTGGCGCAGGCCACGCTGGAACGCATGCTCGCCCTGCACACCGGACATTGCGACTTTCACGCCATACACCACGGCAGCGCGATTGTTTCCTGCGCACTGGGAGTATTTATGGAGGGCATGTACGGCCTCTACAGCATCCGCACGGCGGAATCGTGCCGCAGGCAGGGGTGCGCCACAGCCCTTGTGTCCGCCATGATGCAGCACGCGCGGCAGCTTGGCGCGCACACAGCGTGGCTGCAGGTGCTTGCCGCCAACGCCCCGGCCATCCGGCTGTATGAACGATTCGGATTCGTGCCCCGGTACCGTTACTGGTACCGCTCGGCCTGATCCCTTCCACCGCCCACACCTGCCGGCACCGCACCTGCCTGAACAGACCTGAACCGATCTGAACCGGCACCGCCCCGCACCTGCCTGCGCCTTGCCGCTGGCGGGCCATGCAGGGCTGTGCTAGATTACACGGGCATGGAACCCATGAATGCCCCTTCACGGGCACGCATGCGCCAATGCTCACGCTTTCCCGGAGGACTTCATGTTCACGCGCGCCAGCGGTCTGCTTCTGCACATCACCTCGCTTCCGTCCCGATACGGCATCGGCGACATGGGCCCCGCCGCCCATGCCTTTGCCCGCCTGCTCCGCGAAACCGGCCAGTTGTACTGGCAGTTCCTGCCTCTCGGCCCCACCTCTCCCGCCATCGGCAATTCTCCTTACTCCGGCTGTTCGGCCTTTGCGGGCAATCCGCTGCTCATCAGCCCGGAAAAAATGGTGGAAGACGGCCTCATCTCATGGGCAGATGTAGACTTCCCCGCTCTGGGCACCCCCGGCAGGGCAGACTACGCAGCAGCGGAGCTATGCCGCAGCAGGATTCTGCGCGCCGCCTTTGAGCGCAACCGCCACCGGCTGGAAAGCGATCATGATTTCACATCGTTCCGCGCCCGCAACAGCTGGTTGCAGGAATACACCCGCTTCGTCACCATAAAAAGCTACCACGGTGGCGCCATGTGGTCGCAATGGCCGGATTCGCTGCGCTTCCGCGACGAGCAGGCCCTTGCCCGGTGGGATGAAAGCCACGCGCAGGAAATTCTGTACGAAACCTTCATCCAATACGTTTTCTTCCGCCAGTGGCAGGCCCTGCACGACTATTGCAAAAATCTGGGCGTGCGGCTGGTGGGCGATGTGCCCATCTACGTCACCTACGACAGCGCAGACGTATGGGCCAACCCCCAATTCTTCAAGCTGGACGAGCAACTGGCTCCCGTCAGCGTGGCCGGTGTGCCGCCGGACTACTTCAGCAAAACCGGCCAACGCTGGGGCAACCCCGTCTATGACTGGGAAGCACTGGCGAAAGACGGCTTTGCGTGGTGGGTTCAACGCATGGCGCATAACTTCGCCATGGCAGATGTGGTGCGCGTAGACCACTTCCGGGGCTTTGCCGGATACTGGGAAATTCCCGCCGATGAGGAAACCGCCATCAACGGCCAGTGGGTGGATGCGCCGGGCATGGCCCTGTTTTCCGCCCTTAGCCGCCATTTCACCGCCCTGCCGCTCATCGCGGAAGACCTGGGAGTCATCACGGCGGACGTGCGGGAACTGAAAAATGCCTTCCACCTGCCGGGAATGAAGGTGCTGCAATTCGGCTTCGGCGGCGACCGGCTCATTGAGAACCCGGACTCCCCCATGAACCACGAACGCCACTGCGTGCTCTACACGGGCACGCACGACAACCCCACCATGCGCGAATGGTTTGCGCGTGATGCGGGCGAACAGGGCCGCTCAAACTTTTCCACCTTCGCAGGCTGCGCGGTGGACGAATCCACCGTGGCAGAGGTGGCCATGCGCATGGTTATGTCCAGCGTGGCAAACACGGTCATCCTGCCCGTGCAGGACGTGCTGGGTCTCGGCGAAGAGGCGCGCATGAACACGCCTTCCGTTCCTGCGGGCAATTGGGAATGGCGTCTGCGCCCGGAGGAAATGGAACCGGCATTCTATCGCCAGCTTGCCCGCATGACCACATTCTATGGCCGCCACACGTAGCGTGCCACAAAAGCTGCCCCTGCGCACACACGGAGGATAACATGGACAAACTCTATATCGCCATGGTCGGCCTGCCCGCACGGGGCAAGACCACGGTTGCCTCCAAGTTGCAGGAAGGCCTTGCGCAGGAAGGCCTGAACGTGCGCATCTTCAACAACGGCGACCTGCGGCGCGAGATTCTGGGCGCAGCCTCCTCGCGTCCGGAATTCTACCACCCGGATAATCAGGACGGACGGGAGGCCCGTGATGAACTGGCGCGCATGAACATGGAGCGCGCACAGGCCTTTCTTGCGGCGGACGGCCATGTGGCCATTCTGGACGCCACCAATGTGAGCACCCAGCGCAGACGCATGCTGGAATCGGCGCAGGAAGATCACACGGTGCTCTGGGTGGAGTGCGTCAACGATGATCAGGAACTGGTGGACGCCAGCATCCTCCGCAAGACAAGGCTGCCGGAATTTTCCGGCCTCACGGAGCAGCAGGCCATAGCCAGCTTCAAACGGCGCATAACCTATTATGAGGATATCTACGCCCCGCTGGGGCGTGAACGGTTCTGGGTGCGGGTGGATTCGCTGACCAACCGCATCATCGACGAACAGGTGTTCCATTCTGTGCCGTACTACGTGACCATCCGCGACATCCTTGTCTCGGACTGGATACGCAACCTCTATCTGGTTCGGCACGGGCAGACCCTGTATAATCAGGAGGGACGCATCGGCGGCGATTCAGACCTCACCCCGGAAGGCTTCGAGCAGGCAGAGGCGCTGGGCCGCCACTTCCACGGCTTCAGCATTCCCTACGTCTTCACCAGCACCCGCAAACGCTCGCACCAGACAGCCGCCCCCATCCGCAAGGGGCAGACCCGCTGCACGGTTACCGCCCTGCCGGACTTCGACGAAATAAACGCCGGCGTCTGTGAGCATATGCGCTACGAAGACATCAAAAACACCCTGCCGGAGGAATATCGCAGCCGCCAGCGCGACAAATACAACTACGTGTATCCCGGCGGCGAAGGCTACGTCACGCTCAAGCCCCGCGTGGACAGGGGACTGAAAAAGGCCCTGTTCCTGTCTGGAAACGCAGAAGCGCTCATGATTGTGGGGCATCAGGCTATAAACCGGATGATTCTCTCGCACTTCCTCTTCCGCAGAACGGAAGACGTGCCCTACATCTACATTCCGCAGGACCAGTACTTCCACATCACATCCACGCAGAAGAAGAAGCTGTTCGAGCAGATCCGCTTCACGGGCAGGCGCGAACAACACAGCCCATCCGCGACCTAGCGCAGTGAGCGTGTGATCGCGGTGAGCGCAGTGATATGGCCGATCGTAACCCTATGGGTCGTTTCACCCGGCCGGAATCAGAACACCTTGCCGGGATTGAGCACGCCGTTGGGGTCAAACACGCGGCGGATGCCCCGCTGCAGACGGATGGACTCCGGCGAAAGCTCCATGGGCAGCAGCCCCTTTTTGGCCTCGCCTATGCCGTGCTCACCGGAAAGCGTTCCGCCCATATCCAGCACCTGCTGCACAATAGCGCGGATGCCGTCATCCACACGGTGTTTTTCACTGCGTTCCGGCGCGGTGACAATAAGATGAATGTTGCCGTCTCCCGCATGCCCGAAACAGAAAATATCCAGGCCGAACTCCTCCTCAAATCCCGGCACCAGTTCAATGAACGGGGCAATGCGCCCTATGGGCACGGCAATATCCTCGGAGATGGTGATGGGAGCATGCGCCCGAATACGGGTAGAGGTGCGCCTGCGCACGCCCCATATGCGCTCCCGCTCTTCTTCCGTGCCTCCGGGCATGGTGTGGGTGGCTCCCGTGGCAACACATATGCCCTTCACCGCTTCCATTTCAGCGGTTATCTGGTCGCGCGCTCCGTCCAGTTCCACAATCAGCAACGAGGCAGTGCAGCCCGGAACGCTGAACGGCAGATCATCTCCCGCCAGTTGCAGGCACTTGTGGTCAAGAAATTCCAAGGCAGAAGGCAGATGCCCGGCAGTAAGAATGGCGGTCACGGCGCGCATGGCGTCCGCCATGGAGGCAAAAACCGCCGCCAGCCCCACCGTGGCGGCAGGCAACGGAATGAGCTTGAGCGTCAGCCCGGTAATAACCCCAAGGGTTCCTTCAGAACCGCACAGCAGGTGCGCCATGTCATAGCCCACCACGCCCTTGCGGGTCTGCACCCCGGCACGTATGCGCTCGCCCGTGGGCGTAACCGCCTCCACCCCCAGCACGTAATCGCGGGTCACGCCGTACTTCACACAGGCAGGACCGCCTGCGTTGGTCGCCACGTTTCCCCCGATGGTAGAAGCATCCATGCCCGCAGGGTCCGGCGGATAAAACAGCCCCTTGGCTGCTGCGGCGTCACGCAGGGTCTGGGTAATCACACCCGGCTCCACCACCGCCACCAAATTTTCCGTATGAATGGACACAATGCGGTTCATGCGCTCCAGCGAGAGCACCACCCCGCCGCCCAAAGCCACGCAGCCGCCGGAGGTTCCGGTGCCGCCTCCGCGGGGAATCACGGCAAACCCATGCTCGTTGGCAAGGCGCATAACCTGCTGCACATCCTCCACGCACTCGGCCAGCACCACAAGGTCCGGCACCGCCGTGTAGCTGGAGGAATCGCGGTCATAAGGCTCGCCGGGGTTTTCCAGAATCTTGGCGGCACCAAGGGCGGCAACAAGCGCCGCCCGCGCCCTGCTGTCCGGGGAAAGGGAGGGAGAAGAAGTCATGAGCGCACTCCTGCGGCTGACGCAAAAACGGGTAAAAAGCTACTTCTGGCGTCCGAAACCCGGAATGTACAGGGCATCCTCGATACGCTTCAGCAGCCACGTGGCAATGGAGACAAGAAACAGGTAATACAGGGCCAGCACCATAAAGACCTCGGCAAAACGAAAGGTCTTGGCGGCAATGGCGCGTGCCTCGCCCGTCACTTCCATGCAGGAAATAAGGTAGGCAAGCGAAGAATACTTGATAAGGTAGATAATCTCGTTCCCGCATCCCGGCAGTGCCCTGCGAAAAGCCTGCGGCACCACTATCCAGGCCACGGTCTGCACCCGGCTCATGCCCAGTGCCGCCCCGGCCTTAAGCTGCCCGTCGCGGATGGAATGCAGCGCCCCCCGGATGTATTCCGAGTGATACGCCGCGCTGCACAGGATGAAGCAGGTGACTGAAGCACCATACGCTTCAAAATAGATGCCGAAGGCCGGAAGCCCGAAATAAAAGATGAACAGCTGCACCATGAGCGGCACCCCCCGGAACAGGGCGGTATACCCGTCAAAGAAGCGGCGCACTGCCGTGCCCCCGAACACACGCAGCGTTCCCACCACAACGCCCAGCAGCGTGCCGAACACGGCAGAGGGCACTATCAGCTTGGCGCTCATCCACAGCCCCTTGTTCAGGGCGGGCAGGAGCATATCCAGAAACTCGGCGTCCACTAGCACATCT carries:
- a CDS encoding GNAT family N-acetyltransferase; amino-acid sequence: MSLPLPAPSASTEEILALEHASLCAWPALATAAAGPFLLRHANGFTRRANSAVLAFPLPSLSVVSGADCNAAPGLGSDITPGTPPGTAKTEPPQNGLQARVQQKGPHEDAATPILPDALFRDICAWYAARNLPPLFRIPQAADRGLDAALAARGCPVQEVSLVMSRPLHAFAHPQPCPPGTAFGEMPQRQTAPDWQVASLSREEWLNAARHLLTETPLAQATLERMLALHTGHCDFHAIHHGSAIVSCALGVFMEGMYGLYSIRTAESCRRQGCATALVSAMMQHARQLGAHTAWLQVLAANAPAIRLYERFGFVPRYRYWYRSA
- the malQ gene encoding 4-alpha-glucanotransferase codes for the protein MFTRASGLLLHITSLPSRYGIGDMGPAAHAFARLLRETGQLYWQFLPLGPTSPAIGNSPYSGCSAFAGNPLLISPEKMVEDGLISWADVDFPALGTPGRADYAAAELCRSRILRAAFERNRHRLESDHDFTSFRARNSWLQEYTRFVTIKSYHGGAMWSQWPDSLRFRDEQALARWDESHAQEILYETFIQYVFFRQWQALHDYCKNLGVRLVGDVPIYVTYDSADVWANPQFFKLDEQLAPVSVAGVPPDYFSKTGQRWGNPVYDWEALAKDGFAWWVQRMAHNFAMADVVRVDHFRGFAGYWEIPADEETAINGQWVDAPGMALFSALSRHFTALPLIAEDLGVITADVRELKNAFHLPGMKVLQFGFGGDRLIENPDSPMNHERHCVLYTGTHDNPTMREWFARDAGEQGRSNFSTFAGCAVDESTVAEVAMRMVMSSVANTVILPVQDVLGLGEEARMNTPSVPAGNWEWRLRPEEMEPAFYRQLARMTTFYGRHT
- a CDS encoding bifunctional nucleoside/nucleotide kinase/histidine phosphatase family protein, with the translated sequence MDKLYIAMVGLPARGKTTVASKLQEGLAQEGLNVRIFNNGDLRREILGAASSRPEFYHPDNQDGREARDELARMNMERAQAFLAADGHVAILDATNVSTQRRRMLESAQEDHTVLWVECVNDDQELVDASILRKTRLPEFSGLTEQQAIASFKRRITYYEDIYAPLGRERFWVRVDSLTNRIIDEQVFHSVPYYVTIRDILVSDWIRNLYLVRHGQTLYNQEGRIGGDSDLTPEGFEQAEALGRHFHGFSIPYVFTSTRKRSHQTAAPIRKGQTRCTVTALPDFDEINAGVCEHMRYEDIKNTLPEEYRSRQRDKYNYVYPGGEGYVTLKPRVDRGLKKALFLSGNAEALMIVGHQAINRMILSHFLFRRTEDVPYIYIPQDQYFHITSTQKKKLFEQIRFTGRREQHSPSAT
- a CDS encoding FAD-binding oxidoreductase, with the protein product MTSSPSLSPDSRARAALVAALGAAKILENPGEPYDRDSSSYTAVPDLVVLAECVEDVQQVMRLANEHGFAVIPRGGGTGTSGGCVALGGGVVLSLERMNRIVSIHTENLVAVVEPGVITQTLRDAAAAKGLFYPPDPAGMDASTIGGNVATNAGGPACVKYGVTRDYVLGVEAVTPTGERIRAGVQTRKGVVGYDMAHLLCGSEGTLGVITGLTLKLIPLPAATVGLAAVFASMADAMRAVTAILTAGHLPSALEFLDHKCLQLAGDDLPFSVPGCTASLLIVELDGARDQITAEMEAVKGICVATGATHTMPGGTEEERERIWGVRRRTSTRIRAHAPITISEDIAVPIGRIAPFIELVPGFEEEFGLDIFCFGHAGDGNIHLIVTAPERSEKHRVDDGIRAIVQQVLDMGGTLSGEHGIGEAKKGLLPMELSPESIRLQRGIRRVFDPNGVLNPGKVF
- a CDS encoding amino acid ABC transporter permease, yielding MLLPALNKGLWMSAKLIVPSAVFGTLLGVVVGTLRVFGGTAVRRFFDGYTALFRGVPLMVQLFIFYFGLPAFGIYFEAYGASVTCFILCSAAYHSEYIRGALHSIRDGQLKAGAALGMSRVQTVAWIVVPQAFRRALPGCGNEIIYLIKYSSLAYLISCMEVTGEARAIAAKTFRFAEVFMVLALYYLFLVSIATWLLKRIEDALYIPGFGRQK